In one window of Anaerobacillus alkaliphilus DNA:
- a CDS encoding amidohydrolase family protein — protein sequence MSPMEVIQASTRVAAECLGLDDRGVFSEGKIADLLIQDENPLMNLGSLKANKIVIKNGKVVSKGVTKTNHVQDQIAMI from the coding sequence ATGAGTCCAATGGAAGTCATCCAGGCTTCAACTAGAGTAGCTGCGGAATGTCTCGGACTTGATGATAGAGGTGTATTCTCAGAAGGTAAAATAGCTGACTTACTCATTCAAGATGAAAACCCACTAATGAACCTAGGTAGCCTTAAAGCTAATAAAATTGTCATTAAAAATGGCAAAGTTGTTAGCAAAGGGGTCACAAAAACTAACCACGTTCAAGATCAGATTGCAATGATTTGA
- a CDS encoding competence protein ComK, with protein sequence MTPDILSTYHVSNATQALLSVAHPDYSTIVFENGYKIYVRQTPTQLIKKACIPGGSSYEGRRTAVNMLIGAKHKVPIPIFPPENIYAFPTHSPTQFECSWIFFHHVKCVVPYAKQTKLTFKNGQRIILPVSYYTIEKQMNRTAQCMVRFTHTTYAQQFTYLT encoded by the coding sequence ATGACACCTGATATTCTATCAACTTATCACGTTAGTAATGCTACTCAAGCCCTCCTCTCAGTTGCTCATCCAGACTATAGTACGATTGTTTTTGAAAACGGTTACAAGATTTATGTAAGGCAAACACCCACGCAGCTGATCAAAAAAGCTTGCATCCCCGGTGGCTCGTCTTACGAAGGCAGAAGAACGGCTGTCAATATGTTAATCGGCGCAAAACACAAAGTTCCAATTCCTATTTTTCCACCTGAAAACATTTATGCTTTCCCTACGCACTCCCCTACTCAATTTGAATGCTCCTGGATCTTCTTTCATCACGTCAAATGTGTAGTACCTTACGCGAAGCAAACGAAACTGACGTTTAAAAATGGACAGAGAATTATTCTTCCAGTCTCCTACTACACGATCGAAAAACAGATGAATCGTACCGCTCAATGTATGGTCCGCTTTACTCACACCACTTATGCTCAACAATTCACATATCTAACTTAA
- a CDS encoding endonuclease NucS domain-containing protein, producing the protein MMKEKDLHNALILNPSLIEEGLRFKGSEVYIHGKRCDLLFEDKFGNDLFVEVKKQVDYSAVGQLIRYDGLVNDENARFMLVGFTYLDGLKEGLLKRGYEFKEVSEKVVSSYIARLVNTNVQSELEAKTDQSELIEFYQTEMKNMQVKMEQRFNFLLSELVMLKEKVNSY; encoded by the coding sequence ATGATGAAAGAGAAAGATTTACATAACGCGTTAATATTAAATCCAAGTTTGATTGAAGAAGGATTACGTTTTAAGGGTAGCGAGGTTTATATCCATGGAAAAAGATGTGACCTATTATTTGAAGATAAATTCGGTAATGACTTGTTTGTGGAAGTAAAAAAACAGGTAGACTACAGCGCAGTTGGTCAACTTATTAGATATGATGGGTTAGTAAATGACGAGAATGCTAGATTTATGCTGGTTGGATTTACGTATTTAGATGGTTTAAAAGAAGGGCTTTTAAAGAGAGGGTATGAGTTTAAAGAAGTATCCGAAAAAGTCGTTTCCTCCTACATTGCTAGACTTGTGAATACAAATGTTCAATCTGAGCTGGAAGCTAAAACTGATCAAAGTGAGTTGATTGAATTTTACCAGACAGAAATGAAGAACATGCAAGTGAAAATGGAGCAAAGGTTTAACTTCTTGTTGTCGGAACTAGTGATGCTAAAGGAGAAGGTGAATAGTTATTAA
- a CDS encoding type II toxin-antitoxin system PemK/MazF family toxin yields MYYLSDTEQPLKFIVRKEDGTISIEKRNGNFDPIVVDGNKRAVEQNVLITVKPRQAIILSNDVINRSDNFSYVEVAPVFGLTERNSEELWYEDLINDRLEGFAFISKGRYGIEVDLTQITTIHKSMLLKKQTMVPKHRMDFIESQILEQLDL; encoded by the coding sequence ATGTATTATCTTTCTGATACAGAGCAACCTTTAAAATTTATTGTTCGTAAGGAAGACGGCACCATAAGTATTGAGAAGAGAAATGGAAATTTTGACCCCATTGTTGTAGATGGTAACAAAAGGGCTGTGGAGCAGAATGTCCTGATTACTGTTAAACCTCGACAAGCAATTATTTTATCTAATGACGTTATTAATAGGTCAGATAACTTTTCATATGTTGAAGTTGCACCAGTTTTCGGTCTTACAGAACGAAACAGTGAAGAATTATGGTATGAAGATTTAATTAATGATAGATTAGAAGGTTTTGCTTTTATATCCAAAGGTAGGTATGGCATTGAAGTCGATCTAACACAAATAACAACAATACATAAGAGTATGTTACTAAAAAAACAAACAATGGTTCCAAAACATAGAATGGATTTTATTGAATCGCAAATTTTAGAACAGCTCGATCTATAA
- a CDS encoding RNA polymerase sigma factor — translation MSFNKETDITDWYTDYSDAIFKYIVMMTHDYQQAEDLTHDTFVKAYQSYHSFERNSSPKTWLYRIAHNVSIDAMRKRKPLFFFKNLFPTTDPAPLPEEVIQIKESSRELYQALSQLKVTYREVIILRKIKALSIQETADILQWSESKVKMTLKRGLEALEEQLIKEGIGHEKTI, via the coding sequence ATGTCTTTCAACAAAGAAACTGATATTACTGATTGGTATACAGATTACAGTGACGCCATTTTCAAATATATAGTAATGATGACGCATGATTATCAGCAGGCGGAAGATTTAACTCATGATACGTTTGTAAAGGCTTATCAAAGTTATCATTCTTTTGAACGGAATTCGAGTCCGAAAACGTGGTTATATCGAATTGCCCATAACGTATCGATTGATGCAATGCGAAAGCGGAAACCGCTGTTTTTCTTTAAAAATTTATTTCCGACAACAGATCCAGCCCCTTTACCTGAGGAAGTCATTCAAATAAAAGAAAGTTCGAGGGAGCTTTACCAAGCGTTAAGTCAGCTAAAGGTTACTTACCGGGAAGTGATTATTTTACGGAAAATTAAAGCTTTATCCATTCAGGAAACAGCAGATATTTTACAATGGTCAGAAAGTAAGGTGAAAATGACATTAAAAAGAGGGCTTGAAGCATTAGAGGAGCAGCTTATAAAGGAGGGGATTGGTCATGAAAAAACCATTTGA
- a CDS encoding DoxX family protein, whose amino-acid sequence MVMNFLRNHKVAAGILTFLRVYLGWKWLTGGWGKITGEPFSAAGYLNNAVANPVVSHGEVVYPNYVAFLEKFAIPSADIFSFMVAWGEFLVGLGLILGVLTTYAAFFGVVMNFSFMFAGTISTNPWMILIAFFILAAGYNAGRFGGDRWVMPYLKGLIFKNKEVIHNKTVAA is encoded by the coding sequence ATGGTCATGAATTTTTTAAGAAATCATAAAGTAGCAGCAGGAATTTTAACTTTCTTACGTGTATACCTTGGCTGGAAATGGTTAACTGGAGGCTGGGGCAAAATTACTGGTGAACCGTTCAGCGCAGCAGGATATTTAAATAATGCAGTGGCAAATCCAGTTGTGAGTCATGGAGAAGTGGTTTATCCGAACTATGTAGCATTCTTAGAAAAGTTCGCGATACCAAGTGCCGATATTTTTAGCTTTATGGTTGCTTGGGGCGAATTCCTAGTAGGACTTGGACTAATCCTTGGAGTATTAACAACTTATGCAGCATTCTTCGGCGTAGTGATGAACTTCTCATTCATGTTCGCGGGAACTATCTCAACTAACCCTTGGATGATCTTAATTGCCTTCTTTATCCTAGCAGCAGGCTACAATGCAGGTCGCTTTGGTGGAGACCGTTGGGTAATGCCTTACCTAAAAGGACTAATTTTCAAAAATAAAGAGGTAATTCATAATAAAACCGTCGCAGCATAA
- a CDS encoding DUF3231 family protein, producing the protein MREEKNVRLTSSEISVVWSSFQNNSFSICILKYFLANVDDPDIKSVVQFALDISVQNLNFSKEILQNDNQPLPIGFTDEDVNPTVQRLFSDSFYLYYLKNMSKVGLSVYGVALAIAAHADVRQYLSQAIQTSTQLYNKTAEVLLNKGLFVRPPYITTPNHVDFVDNKSYLGGVLNINNRPLNVIEITHIEANVETNALGKTLMVGLAQVAKSKNVRNYCLRGKEIAGKHVQVFAKMLTEDDLPSPMPWDLEVTDSTVSPFSDKLIMFHSSLIIASSISNYATASAASLRTDIATSYVRLSAEVAQFAKDGVDIMIKNAWLEQPPQIPDHKGLAK; encoded by the coding sequence ATGCGAGAAGAAAAAAATGTAAGGTTAACATCTTCCGAAATCTCAGTAGTTTGGAGCAGTTTCCAAAATAACAGTTTTTCAATTTGTATTTTGAAATATTTTTTAGCTAATGTTGATGACCCTGATATAAAGTCTGTAGTACAATTTGCGCTCGATATATCTGTTCAAAATTTAAATTTCAGTAAAGAAATCCTACAAAACGATAACCAACCTCTACCAATCGGATTTACTGATGAGGATGTAAACCCAACAGTTCAACGTTTGTTTTCAGATTCGTTTTATTTGTATTACCTAAAGAATATGTCTAAAGTTGGGTTATCTGTTTATGGTGTAGCTTTAGCAATCGCCGCACATGCCGATGTACGTCAATACTTAAGTCAAGCGATACAAACTTCAACTCAGTTATATAATAAAACAGCTGAAGTTTTATTAAACAAGGGTTTATTTGTAAGACCCCCTTATATTACAACTCCCAATCATGTTGACTTTGTTGACAACAAGAGTTACTTAGGTGGAGTGCTAAATATCAATAATAGACCATTAAATGTTATAGAAATCACTCATATCGAGGCAAATGTTGAAACGAACGCCCTAGGTAAAACTCTTATGGTAGGTTTGGCGCAAGTTGCAAAGTCTAAAAATGTTCGTAACTATTGTCTAAGAGGGAAGGAAATAGCAGGAAAGCATGTGCAAGTCTTTGCTAAAATGTTAACAGAAGATGACCTTCCCTCACCAATGCCATGGGATTTGGAAGTAACCGATTCAACGGTATCACCATTTTCGGATAAACTGATTATGTTTCATTCATCTTTAATAATTGCATCAAGTATTTCAAATTACGCAACTGCCTCAGCAGCCAGCCTAAGAACTGATATCGCAACTTCTTATGTGCGCCTATCAGCAGAGGTTGCTCAATTTGCAAAAGACGGTGTTGATATAATGATTAAAAATGCATGGTTAGAACAGCCTCCACAAATTCCAGACCATAAGGGATTAGCAAAATAA
- a CDS encoding acyl-ACP desaturase, translated as MLTNHLDFRLEPKLLELYEIHKERSEKIDWGYHDYLPWDKAQDFRRVPWDESQVTLPNGIITAVETALLTEVNLPWFTSHLEQTFKGSLSVIRDFVHTWTAEEDQHSNLLETYLLITRNVDPKRLHQLHKQTVEMGWSPDYETPFETMVYTSLQELATMVFYNNVAKEAKLYDKDLDILLKRLAKDETLHYAFYRDVIKYHLELEPNYCYYLGKVIMNFQMPGTVMPDFEDRMAIIAKEANYGPLEYFDQVLEAIIEYWEIEKLRPIAPEAEKARLEILEYHRRMKRIRDRFYNRK; from the coding sequence ATGTTAACTAATCATTTAGATTTCAGACTGGAACCAAAATTACTTGAACTGTATGAAATACATAAAGAAAGATCTGAAAAAATAGACTGGGGTTACCATGACTATCTCCCTTGGGATAAGGCCCAAGACTTTCGCAGGGTCCCATGGGATGAAAGTCAGGTTACCTTGCCAAATGGTATTATTACGGCAGTTGAAACGGCGTTGTTAACAGAAGTGAATTTGCCGTGGTTTACTTCACATTTAGAACAAACCTTTAAAGGTTCATTGTCGGTTATTCGTGATTTTGTTCATACCTGGACTGCTGAGGAAGACCAGCATTCGAACCTTCTTGAGACATACTTACTAATTACACGGAATGTAGATCCAAAACGCTTACATCAACTTCATAAGCAAACGGTAGAAATGGGCTGGAGTCCAGATTATGAAACACCTTTTGAAACGATGGTCTATACCTCATTGCAGGAATTGGCCACAATGGTGTTTTATAATAATGTCGCAAAAGAAGCGAAACTATATGATAAAGACCTAGACATCTTATTAAAGAGACTGGCGAAGGATGAAACTCTGCATTACGCCTTTTACCGTGATGTCATTAAGTACCATTTAGAATTAGAGCCGAACTATTGTTATTACTTAGGGAAGGTCATTATGAACTTTCAAATGCCAGGTACGGTTATGCCAGATTTTGAGGATCGCATGGCTATCATTGCGAAAGAAGCAAACTATGGTCCACTCGAATACTTTGACCAAGTTTTAGAGGCGATTATTGAATATTGGGAAATTGAAAAACTTAGACCCATCGCCCCAGAAGCTGAGAAAGCAAGATTGGAAATCCTTGAATATCACCGAAGAATGAAACGGATTAGAGATCGGTTTTATAATAGAAAGTAA
- a CDS encoding helix-turn-helix transcriptional regulator — MVLKKDFGDSISNKVYEHRVLARMSQQELAEKVGVSKQTIFVMEKGNYVPTLLLAFRIAEFFKVDVNDIFTYEKGNDQNGN; from the coding sequence ATGGTTTTGAAGAAAGATTTTGGTGATTCGATATCAAATAAGGTTTATGAACATCGTGTACTTGCGAGAATGTCTCAGCAAGAATTAGCAGAGAAAGTCGGGGTATCCAAACAAACCATTTTCGTAATGGAAAAAGGAAATTATGTTCCGACTCTGCTGTTAGCTTTTCGAATTGCAGAATTTTTTAAGGTTGATGTAAACGATATTTTCACTTATGAGAAAGGAAATGATCAAAATGGAAATTAA
- a CDS encoding DUF2178 domain-containing protein translates to MEIKSIADIPNSIFYPLKSWAELSTGNWNILIGVGFLLLIGSAIFAYVFYKKIGKDDERTNKIFLKSSYCVLWAIILCDIIFPKDYMWNIFFLFKYALAFLAGGIYLAIQYRKDFS, encoded by the coding sequence ATGGAAATTAAGTCTATCGCAGATATCCCTAACTCAATTTTTTACCCTCTAAAGTCCTGGGCTGAACTATCTACGGGAAATTGGAATATTCTAATTGGAGTTGGTTTTTTACTGCTTATTGGTAGTGCGATTTTTGCTTATGTATTTTATAAGAAGATTGGGAAAGATGACGAACGGACAAATAAAATCTTCTTGAAAAGCTCTTACTGTGTGTTGTGGGCGATTATTCTATGTGACATAATTTTTCCGAAAGACTATATGTGGAATATTTTTTTCTTGTTCAAGTACGCGCTAGCATTTTTAGCTGGTGGGATATACTTGGCCATTCAATATAGAAAGGATTTTTCATAG
- a CDS encoding FMN-binding negative transcriptional regulator — protein sequence MYIPSYFKITDETMIYDVMKEYSFATLFSGHEGMPVATHLPLLLNADHTYLYGHFARPNKQWKDIKDQTVLAVFHGPHCYISPSWYETNQAVPTWNYVTVHVYGEIELVEDEDEVMRSLQDMVLKYEAPDSSYQLQEVDPEYLAGLNKGIQGFKMKINRVEGKAKLSQNHSVERKELVIEQLEQFPQNTDEQKIASLMKRI from the coding sequence GTGTATATCCCTTCTTATTTTAAAATCACCGACGAAACCATGATTTACGATGTGATGAAAGAATATAGCTTTGCGACTCTATTTTCCGGGCACGAAGGTATGCCAGTTGCAACTCATTTACCGTTACTCTTGAACGCGGACCATACATACTTATATGGACACTTTGCTCGTCCGAATAAACAGTGGAAAGATATCAAAGATCAGACGGTTCTAGCTGTTTTCCACGGTCCTCATTGTTACATTTCCCCATCTTGGTATGAGACGAACCAGGCAGTACCAACATGGAATTATGTCACCGTTCATGTTTATGGAGAAATTGAGTTAGTTGAAGATGAAGACGAGGTAATGAGATCATTACAAGATATGGTGTTGAAATATGAAGCTCCTGACAGCTCATACCAATTGCAGGAGGTAGATCCTGAGTACCTCGCTGGTTTAAACAAAGGGATTCAAGGATTTAAGATGAAAATTAATAGAGTAGAAGGGAAAGCGAAGTTAAGTCAAAACCATTCAGTGGAACGAAAAGAGCTGGTGATTGAGCAATTAGAGCAATTTCCGCAAAATACAGATGAGCAAAAAATTGCATCATTAATGAAGAGAATTTGA
- a CDS encoding serine hydrolase domain-containing protein codes for MEGLERLRPLLKSFVEKGPAGCALTVTHHGEQLFEEYVGLADVESNRSIGPETIYRIFSMTKIVTCTAALMLYERGLFLLDDPLEEYLPEFKNAQVYRRDKEGGIYTTPSTRPILIKDLFTMTSGLTYGGRNDETEIQVQKVLASGEGMTLRNMSKTLASIPLAFDPGTEWRYSFSHDVLGALIEVVSGKTLGQFFKDEIFDPLDMKDTFHRIPQDRVERLCSLYNYTTSGLTKNIAFDRDHQSDASFEGGGSGLLSTIGDYSKFAHMLANGGELNGVRILGKNTIQLMATNHLSSEQLTNYNWPFLSGYGYGLGVRVMMDPTVAGINSTLGEFGWCGLAGTWVLIDTKEKLSAVYMQQMMPNFEAYHQPRIRNVIYGAL; via the coding sequence GTGGAAGGTTTAGAAAGGTTACGCCCATTACTTAAGAGTTTTGTGGAGAAAGGCCCTGCTGGTTGCGCTTTAACGGTAACTCATCATGGTGAGCAATTGTTTGAGGAGTATGTTGGCTTAGCAGATGTAGAATCCAATAGATCTATAGGACCAGAAACAATCTATCGAATTTTTTCAATGACTAAAATTGTTACTTGTACAGCTGCTTTAATGTTATATGAACGTGGCTTATTTTTATTAGATGATCCGCTTGAAGAGTATTTACCGGAGTTCAAGAATGCCCAAGTATATCGTAGAGATAAAGAGGGAGGAATTTATACAACGCCGTCTACCAGGCCGATCCTTATAAAAGATCTTTTTACAATGACTTCAGGTCTTACTTATGGCGGTCGAAATGACGAGACGGAAATTCAAGTTCAAAAAGTTCTAGCCTCGGGTGAAGGTATGACTTTGCGAAACATGTCAAAAACACTTGCATCGATCCCTCTAGCTTTTGATCCTGGCACAGAGTGGCGTTATTCCTTTAGTCACGATGTTTTAGGTGCATTAATTGAAGTGGTATCTGGAAAGACGCTAGGTCAATTTTTTAAGGATGAAATTTTTGATCCACTAGATATGAAAGATACTTTTCATCGGATCCCACAAGACAGAGTTGAGCGTTTATGTAGTTTGTATAATTACACTACCAGTGGATTAACTAAAAACATAGCTTTTGATAGGGATCACCAATCAGATGCAAGTTTTGAAGGTGGTGGGAGTGGTTTATTATCGACAATAGGGGATTATAGTAAATTCGCTCATATGCTAGCAAACGGCGGAGAATTGAACGGTGTTCGCATCTTAGGGAAAAATACGATTCAATTAATGGCTACCAATCATTTAAGTTCAGAACAATTAACCAACTATAATTGGCCATTTCTATCAGGCTACGGATATGGTTTGGGTGTTCGAGTAATGATGGACCCTACCGTAGCAGGAATAAATAGTACTCTTGGTGAATTCGGGTGGTGTGGGTTAGCCGGAACATGGGTTTTAATTGACACAAAAGAGAAATTATCCGCTGTTTATATGCAGCAAATGATGCCAAACTTTGAAGCGTATCACCAACCAAGAATACGAAATGTAATTTACGGGGCGCTCTAG